In Populus nigra chromosome 10, ddPopNigr1.1, whole genome shotgun sequence, the following proteins share a genomic window:
- the LOC133704194 gene encoding protein neprosin-like, which yields MVIMCWMDTKTRNKWGYFDHRRRQHQCTKRTNTTTDLAKEMTPGSFSNMASSWCNKKISSVISVFVCFLLVVSSKICPVSSSETGSRHATNQTFRPQEELQKLKYIRKHLEKINKPAVKTIQSPVGDLIDCVLSHQQPAFDHPQLKGQKPLEPPERPKGLGPTGMVTENFQLWDLSGEACPEGTIPIRRTTEQDMLRASSIRRFGRKLRRHVRRDTNSNGHEHAVGYVTGDQYYGAKASINVWAPRVSSQYEFSLSQMWVISGSFGDDLNTIEAGWQVSPELYGDNYPRFFTYWTSDAYQATGCYNLLCSGFVQTNNRVAIGAAISPTSSYSGGQFDISLLVWKDPKHGNWWLEFGNGVLVGYWPSFLFTHLRDHASMVQFGGEIVNSMPSGFHTSTQMGSGHFAGEGFGKASYFRNLQVVDWDNNLLPLSNLRVLADHPNCYDIQGGINRVWGNYFYYGGPGRNVRCP from the exons ATGGTGATTATGTGCTGGATGGATACAAAAACTAGGAATAAATGGGGTTATTTTGATCACAGAAGAAGACAACATCAATGTACAAAACGAACAAATACCACTACAGATTTGGCGAAAGAAATGACACCGGGAAGTTTCTCAAACATGGCTTCTAGCTGGTGTAATAAGAAGATCTCATCTGTCATTTCAGTTTTTGTATgctttcttcttgttgtttcttCAAAGATTTGTCCTGTTTCATCCTCGGAAACCGGCAGTCGCCATGCAACCAACCAAACTTTCCGACCCCAagaagagttacagaagttgaaGTATATAAGAAAGCATCTCGAGAAGATTAACAAGCCTGCTGTCAAGACAATTCAG AGTCCTGTCGGTGATCTTATTGACTGTGTTTTGTCCCATCAGCAACCAGCCTTTGATCACCCTCAACTTAAAGGACAAAAGCCATTG GAGCCTCCAGAGAGACCAAAAGGTCTTGGACCAACAGGCATGGTAACTGAAAACTTTCAGTTGTGGGATTTGTCTGGTGAAGCATGCCCAGAAGGGACAATTCCTATCAGAAGAACAACTGAGCAAGACATGCTAAGAGCAAGTTCCATTAGAAGATTTGGCAGAAAATTAAGAAGGCATGTTAGAAGAGACACTAACAGCAATGGCCATGAg CATGCGGTTGGATATGTGACTGGAGATCAATATTATGGAGCGAAAGCCAGCATAAATGTGTGGGCACCCAGGGTTTCCAGTCAGTATGAATTCAGCCTGTCACAAATGTGGGTCATTTCCGGTTCATTTGGCGATGATCTTAACACCATTGAAGCTGGATGGCAG GTTAGCCCAGAACTGTACGGGGACAACTATCCGCGGTTCTTTACATACTGGACT TCCGACGCTTATCAAGCAACTGGATGCTACAACTTGCTATGCTCAGGCTTCGTCCAAACCAACAATAGAGTTGCAATTGGGGCTGCTATCTCTCCAACATCCTCCTACAGTGGGGGACAGTTTGACATTAGCTTATTGGTTTGGAAG GATCCAAAGCATGGAAATTGGTGGCTAGAATTCGGAAACGGGGTTCTAGTAGGGTATTGGCCATCATTCTTGTTCACTCACCTGAGGGATCATGCAAGTATGGTACAGTTCGGTGGAGAGATCGTTAACTCCATGCCTTCAGGGTTCCACACCTCTACACAAATGGGAAGTGGCCATTTTGCTGGAGAAGGTTTTGGAAAAGCCTCATATTTTAGGAACTTGCAAGTTGTTGATTGGGATAACAACTTACTTCCATTATCAAATCTTAGGGTTTTGGCCGACCATCCAAATTGCTATGATATACAAGGCGGTATTAATAGGGTTTGGggtaattatttttactatggAGGACCTGGAAGAAATGTGAGATGTCCCTAA